The DNA region CTGACGTGTGGATCTAGATAGATCAGTTCGCGTTATGTAAACATAGGCAGACTAACTCGATGATTACCGTCTGGATTACTTCAGAAGCTGGATTGAGTCAGATGCACCTGCCAAAGTACGAGAATAAACCATTCAAGCCACCCAGGAGACTGTCTCAAGTGGGTTCAGTTCGGCCTAATTCATCCACGGCGAAGGTTACCGTTAAGAGGTGTGTGGGAAATTTAGCTCCAGCCCCACTAGAGGCCAAAGGAGCTAAGAAATTAAAGTGTGAATCACAGGGTTTACAGGATGGAAGGAAGATCTACACTGTCGTTCACCGCAAACcatccttgaagaaacacAAAACGTGGGATGGCGATGGGTACGCTATATCAAAAAGTCTGAACACGTTCTCATTTTACGATAATTCTGGGAAGTTTATAGCCAATTCAGTCTACGCTGACGAGCAGGAACAATTATTTGATCatattttcaaagctgcGTCCTTGGAGTTGCAATTGGATTACGAGATCACCGATGCAGAGGAACGGCGAGAAGCCGAAATAGTCCTTGGCAAACCTGATAACGCTCTAAAGGGACAGGATGTGAGTGAGGCCACTTCGAAGCGTCAGGCAGAAAGTATTCGACAAACACTATGCGTTACAGCAGAAAAAGCTTCAGTCTCGAACATAAAAGCTGAACAGAAACGGGCATTCAGCCCCATGCTACGAAAATCAAAAGGTAGTGAGGCATCAAGCATGAAAGATGCAAAGTTGAAACCGAAGAGGAATTATTCGCCATTGTTTGATGTGTCTAAAATTGAGAATCCCGTGGTTATGAACAAGGCCCGTGATGCGGACATTGATGTGATAGTTGACCCACTCATCAGTAGACACCTGCGACCGCATCAACGTGAGGGCGTGAAATTTATGTATGACtgtcttcttggccttgCCAGACCGATGgaaccttcttcagctaCAGCGATGACAGATGTCACCTCCAAAAGTTTAGTGCTTGAGCCTGATGCAGACATACAAGGGTGCCTTCTCGCAGATGAAATGGGTTTGGGGAAGACCCTGATGACTATTGCCCTAATCTGGACTCTTCTTAAACAAACTCCCAAGGTCTCTCAAGTTCCATGCTCTCAACATGGGGTTCCACTGCAAGGTCTGTGTCAGAAAGTATTGATCGTCTGCCCCGTCACACTGATAGGTAATTGGAGGCGAGAATTTGATAAGTGGCTAAATCTCTCACGCATTGGAGTTCTGACCTTAAGCGCCAACAATACCGCAGAGCGCGACAAGTACGACGTTCGAAACTTCCTTAGAATTCAAAGAACTTATCAGGTCCTCATTATTGGTTACGAAAAACTGCTTTCAGTATCAGAAGAACTACGTCTAGGAAAGGACTCTCTTGATCTGCTAGTCTGCGACGAGGGTCATCGGTTGAAAAATGGagcttcaaaaattctCAACACCTTAAAGTCCTTAGACGTTGGCAGGAAGATACTGCTTTCTGGAACTCCGATCCAAAACGATCTTAATGAATATTACACAATAATCGACTTCATAAATCCGGGGATCCTTGGAAACTACTCACAATTCAAGAAACGTTTCATCAATCCTATATCTAGAGCACGCGA from Torulaspora globosa chromosome 3, complete sequence includes:
- the RDH54 gene encoding DNA-dependent ATPase RDH54 (ancestral locus Anc_3.292) — its product is MITVWITSEAGLSQMHLPKYENKPFKPPRRLSQVGSVRPNSSTAKVTVKRCVGNLAPAPLEAKGAKKLKCESQGLQDGRKIYTVVHRKPSLKKHKTWDGDGYAISKSLNTFSFYDNSGKFIANSVYADEQEQLFDHIFKAASLELQLDYEITDAEERREAEIVLGKPDNALKGQDVSEATSKRQAESIRQTLCVTAEKASVSNIKAEQKRAFSPMLRKSKGSEASSMKDAKLKPKRNYSPLFDVSKIENPVVMNKARDADIDVIVDPLISRHLRPHQREGVKFMYDCLLGLARPMEPSSATAMTDVTSKSLVLEPDADIQGCLLADEMGLGKTLMTIALIWTLLKQTPKVSQVPCSQHGVPLQGLCQKVLIVCPVTLIGNWRREFDKWLNLSRIGVLTLSANNTAERDKYDVRNFLRIQRTYQVLIIGYEKLLSVSEELRLGKDSLDLLVCDEGHRLKNGASKILNTLKSLDVGRKILLSGTPIQNDLNEYYTIIDFINPGILGNYSQFKKRFINPISRARDPANKFNEVAVQKGEERSSEMIQITQRFILRRTSSILTKYLPPRTDLILCCRPTEVQISAFRDILQGAQLDLTNLNFNSSLALITLLKKVCNSPTLIQNDSFYNSKLQEAKVLNKYNRALNSGKLKVLMALVERIRNGTDNEKVVVVSNYTQTLDIIENLMRSADMQICRLDGSTQAKQRDSIVCSFNNNPSIFAFLLSAKSGGVGLNLTAASRLVLFDNDWNPSVDLQAMSRIHRDGQKRHCYIYRLVTTGCIDEKILQRQLMKHSLSQKFLCDSTANEGHADDDLFSKEDLKDLFTISCETLSNTHDLICSCKGNSEISANDNTPTVKQAPIKRAATKLNHWQSALEARRLIEQSESENNNEKISLMKRCLVGYKHIDPNIVNDLMDPVATEAFQRVSNDISFVFVKPGEPTLEVT